The following is a genomic window from Fundulus heteroclitus isolate FHET01 chromosome 16, MU-UCD_Fhet_4.1, whole genome shotgun sequence.
AGGCAGCTGCTGCAGTCCCTAATGTCTATTGCATGTTGCtggtttctgctgctttttgatGTCTCTGCATAATTCAGCCTCAAGCCACTCAGACCAACAGATGTTCTAGCTGAAACTCCCTCCCACATGTTGCTCGTCTGTATATCGCACAAGGTTCCTTTTTGCTCAGTCTTAGGTTCCATTTTCCCACCCTCTGTACCACTGCTGTTCTTGCTTGAACTGGTTAGAGCATTGTTGCTTTGAAAGCAATCCAATGTTGGTGGCTTCTCCTCTTCAGCTGACTCTTTGTGGCATATCTGAATGTATGAGTCTAAACCGACAGACATGCAAGATGCACTCCATTCAGGACCTTCGTCACTGCCCCCCAAGGTGCCACAAGGCTTGAAGCTTTGGAAGGTCCTTGTGGTGGCCTTGGTTAAAGCCCATGCTTCTGTTGCATCTGATGAAAGAGTCGTGGAACTGTCGTTCCCgctgcctgtctgcctgctgTCAAAGCTGTTGTTGTTTGCCGAGCGGTTTGAGATCCAGTTGGTTTTATCCTCTGCTTCTCTACTTTTCCGCCGAGCTAACTGTGGATCATCATCCTCTCCTACATCTATGTCAACGTGGTTAACAATGGGTAGAGTCTTTCTGAGGGGGCCCAACATATTATGGCAGCTTTCGTTGACTGTGTTGTGACCTGTGTGCGGCTCAAGGTAGGGATCGCAGAACCCTAAACTGGGGCTGCTGACAGCCAGTGATAAACTGCGTGGGTTTTCTAACAGACCGTCTGTATTAAGATGGTTCGATTGAATCTCTGGTGACTTTTCCAGTGTAGAGGGAGAGGATTGCTTCTGTATCTTGGGTAGTGGTGATTCGTCACAGTAGAAGGCCTTACTGCTGTAAGACGGAAGTGAATTATGAGAACAACCTGACTTTACAGCACTGTTATTAGATAAAGGGCTCAGCAGTGGATGTGTGCGTAGTTGAATGGCGGGGCTTGAATCATTGGATTTGATGTTGTCTGTGGTTGACCAGTAAGAATTAGCTTGATTATCAGGTGAGAACCTTGTGTTAGTAGATTGCAGTTCTGAACAGTAGTCCCCGATGCCATCACAAAACTTGATGTTGCATTGGACAGGTTCTTCTATGCGAATGTAGTACTCACTGCTTATAGAGGGGCTGTGGGCACTAAGCACTGGTACAACACTGGTGTGTTCTGATTCATAATAGGATGGGGACTTGCCTGATGTCAGGCTGTCTGTCCTACAGCCCACTGAGGTACTTCCTGTGTTGGAATAGTAAATATCCTGGTAGTGTGGGTTCTCCTGGCCCAATTGCCCACTGGTGGAAGAGGAGCAGTAGGGCTGTTCTGCTCGGGCCGGCTCCCACTTGTACTCGAAGTTGAGGCCATGGCTTGTCTCGGTGACGGTCAGGAGGTCATCTCCTGTGTCAGAGTGAAAACTGTCAGAGAAGTGCTCCAAGAGAGGGAAGGAGGATGAGGCAGAAGAGGCCAGCTCCACTGCCTGAGTTATGTCTGCACTGGGGTCAGCAGGGGTGGGAGTGAGGACCAGGGATGTAGATGCAGCTGTATGTGATGTGCTGCAAAGCAAATTTGGTTTCAAGGCATTCCAACGTTGCTCAAAGTCTTCCTCAGCTTCACTCGAGCCTTTGGCACACAAGTATGTGACCAAAAGGTGAACTTCCTCGCTGCTCGGCCTGAGCTCGGGCTGCAGCCAGCAGAACTGCATCACTTCATACCTGAAAAGGTACAGAAATATTGCATGTTTTTCCAACTCTAACACGATTAATGGTACTGTATTCTGAGAGAGGAGTAGAAGTTAAAGAATTGATCCTATATAAACAACAAAGCAATTTTAAAAGAGAACTTCAGAGGTCAGCACATTACGGCTACACCTGACATTTATTTACAGGTCCAGCCAATAACTCAGCGTATATAAAGGGGGTGCAGTCTGGTTGCTGACTCAGTTGGAAGATTTTCTGTGAGTCAGTGTAGCTTCTCAGTGTTGGTGCCAAACTTGTTTCTCATTGAACAACGGGGGGAAATTAATAGGTATAAACAATGTTCAACTGTCTTGCAGGAAAAGATGGATGAGGTGGTTTAACCCTGCTTTTATGCCAGGAGGGTCATAAAGAATAACAAGACTATTGATCATCTTCTCTGACTTGGGGATGAGAAATACAACTAGAGCAGTCGGAGGCAACTAAACACTGGCTATTTATGAAATAATTGGCTTCCAGCCAAGCAATGTTGAATATTTATCTAAAGTCATAACATGCCTGGGGCAGGGTTGCCACTAAGAATTATGGGCCCCATGACAAAAACTCTAAATCATCCCAAAAGctcatatttacatatatgtttttttatttggggtGACAGTCAGGGGCCCTTGGAATTATCCTAACCCCCCCTCCCTTTACAACGCCCCTAGCCTGGGGATCAACGTTGTATTTCCCCAAGTGGGTAAAGATGCAATCATGTCTCACCAGCGGTCATCCAGGGGGAACTGCAGCTGGGGTTTGGGTAGTTTAAGCTGCTGTTCCTTCACAGCGTATGTCAACACTTGTCTGTCAGAGTAATGTCTGTACGGCTGGTTTCCCAGCTCATAGAGCTCCCATAAAGTCACACCAAAAGACCTGGAGAGAGGGGAAATAGAATTCAAGATGCTTCAAGCTACAAGATGAATTTTTACAAAGAAGGTCATAATCAATAGCAATAAAGAGCCACGGAAAACTGTTTGCTTCTTTATAGGCTTCATCTGTTTTTGCATGTCAAAATGGCATGTTTCATATcaaacaaaattacaagaaagaaAACTTTAGAATAAACACAGTCTTTAAATGAtggctttatttattaagggggcttttaaaaacaatatgacCATAAGTGAAAATTTTATTGCATCTTAAGCCTATTACTTGTTTGGTCACACTTAGCAACAACTGCCATTAAGCATCTTGCAATAACTGCCTTTGAGCTGCTTACATtacagtgaaaacatttttgtccaACTCTGCTGTTCAGTGTTGTTCTGAACCAGATACACTGGAGGGGTTTTGTACATTAAAGACCTCTTTATGGTAATGTAGCAACATCCTAaatggatttaagtctggaatGCCATGGTATGCTTCACCATGGCATTGCTTGGTATGCTTGGTATGTCTTGCTTTATAATTAAGGTGTGTTTGATCCTAAAGTCAAACATTGGTGGCTCGATATACTCTTTTATGATTTTCTAGTAGAGACTACAAGTTGTCCACGTCGTTTAGCAGCAAAGACCCAGAACATCACACTAACACCAAGATGCTTGACTGTTTATATGTTGCTCTTTCCTAAAAATCTGTGTGTTTTACATCAGATGTAACATGAAGCCTATCTTCTGAATAGGTTTTTTGCCTCATCGGTCCACACATGATGTATTTACACGTCTTGGGGAacattgtgatgttttttttgaaaatgtaaaatggtTATTTGTAATCTCTTTCATTAACAATAGTTTCCCCTGTGGATCACTTCCATTAAGTTTGGccagtttttctttcattggCAACTATTGAACACTAACCCTACCTGAAGTATGTGAGGTCAGTGCTTTAGACATTGTTATGTATCCTCTTACACCTCTTGGGTCAGTTGTTTATACTGGCTTGGAAAGATTAGGTGGGTTCACCACTCTGGGAACGTTCACCACCTATAGGCCATTCCACCACTGTGGTTTGGTGGAATGGTAAAGCCTTAGAAAGGACTTAAAAACATAGAGGGCAATTACATTTTCCCATTGAGCcatgttggtttggatagcttttttttctcatgaaaAAATTTaaccatcatttgaaaactgcttttgtaTTTACCCAGGTTACttctgatattaaaatatgATCTAAAACATTCAAGAGACAAATGAACATGAATAGTAGAAATCTGTAAAGATACAAATCCTTTTTACATTACTGTACATACAATACTTCGGACAATAAAACAGCAGTAGAAGCGAAACAATAAAATAGAACTTTACTGTCAATCTTAAGTTTCTGACCATATGTTACTGCTTTTGGTTTGATCAACAACCAGCAGATTTCCGTGGACTTCATCTATGAGTTCTGGTGCGATCCAGCGCAGAGGCACCCAAATCTGGTCTTGTGTTATGAAGTAGTCATCCTATATGAGTAAACACAAGAACTGGGATTTATCACTGAAAGGAGAAATACAAGTAGGAAAAAAATTACGTTTTGTCAAAGGGCTGACCTTATATCGGCTGTGAGAGAGTCCATAGTCTCCGATCTTAACAGACATTTCTGAAGTAAGAAGGCAGTTTCGCAGGGCCAGGTCACTGTTGTGCCAAAGAAATCCAGAAATAAACCTTAAAAAATATTCCACTTAGTCTGGATAAACATTTTTATgagtctacttttttttttgtacacctGTTGTATGAGGAATCAAATAATCACTCTAACCTCACCTCTATTCAGTGTTGAGTTTTTTCCGCATGCTCTTCATCGGAATGAAAAGGGGTTCGCCCCCGGCAACAAAATCACTGATGCTGGAGTTTGTGTCATGTACTCAGGCAGCACCAGGATGTTGTTGCAGGAAGAGACCAAAAGGGGGCACACACAGCTTTCAAGTTGATGGTGCTCATTTAGTGCAGTAAAATCAGGTTTAAGTGTAAAGGCACTAAAACCATTGTTATATACCTGTGGATAAAGTTGTGTTTGTGAAGGTGAAGGAGCCCTGAAGCAATGTCGCAAGCCATTCTCTGGAGGATCAAGGCGTCTGGAGTCTCGGCATCAGTGGCCCGACAGCTGCCGAGGTAATTCTTAAGATCTCCCTgagaggaggggggaaaaaaaggaaataagggTTTTAGGTTTTCTGCCGCTGCATGACTATAAACAGCACAGAGCCAAGTATGGTAATGAGGAGGTATTTATTAAGGAGCAAATATTATTATGTCCTAAATTGTTTTCCTACCAGAGGACAAAACTCCATGACCAGCAGATAGGGAGTGACCTCTGAACACTGTGCCAGGCATTGCAGGAGTGCATGATGCTGGAGGGTTCTGGAAGAGCAACAGACATCTTAATGAATTTCATTCATTATATTTGATTAAATGACATGAAACTGAAGTGTGTTACTTCGGTCAACTATTACGTTTGTGGCACTGACCGATATGGCTGGGCCTCCTCCAGGAATTGGATCTGATCCTGGACACTTGCACTGGCATGCAGCTCCTTCACCACCACCTGGGTGGTGCTGACACCTGATGTGACTTCCCCCAGCAGAACCTATAGGGTTATGGAAAAGAGGAACAGGAGacccaagtttttttttttttttttttcaaagtcagGCTGGGGGTGGTGGCATTAAGCAGAAGCACCATCAACATAAAGCTGAAAACTTTAGAGTGGGAAAATGGAGTGGCATGAGGAGAAGTCCAAGTCCTGCACTACCATGTGTCAAACTAAAGGAATCCACTGTAACTGTGAATTTCTGCTCCTCTCACGCACAACTGACCCTTACATAAATTCCAAACATTGAACTTTGAGATCCTCATCATATTAACATCATATTACAAATGGTAAAaagcattaaacaaaaaaaggatggTACAGATGTTAAGTTATAGTAATTCATTATGATAAAGCAGGTGGATCAATGTCTCTGGACTGTGTATAAAACTTtggtaaaagcaaaaaaaaaatttgagaaACATATTACTTTTCCAAACCAGCCATGTCCAATCTCTTTCAGATACAGCAGGCTATGGCGTCCGATGTCGGATGATTTCAGCAGCTGTACTGAAAAGGGATAATaaagaacacataaaacaccTGTTAGACTGGAAAGAACTGCAGACTCCAATAGCTGAAAAGAGgttacaagaaaacaaaaaaaagtggaagTTATAGAGTTGCTTcaaatgtttaattgaaaagTAGACCACAAACCTGAAGGAATTTACTTTAAGCTAaacaaaattcagatttcacaacaacaacaaaaagtttacctgctcaaaaatAAACTCAACATCCAGCGTCTTTGGAAGAATTGCTACAAAGGAGGCACGGTTTTACAAAGTTGCATCATGTTTGACCAAAAATGAATTACCTCGTTGAATCCTCATGATTCAGGGAACAGAGATGTCGATGGTGAGTGTCGGGATGAAAATGACAGCGAGGCGGAGCAGCCGGCCACTCTCAGTACCATGAAGGGGTTTGAGTCCGTGACCCCAACTGAGATGGTGCACCGGATCAGAGCGTGAGAACCAAGAGCTCGAGGCCCTGGCTCCTGCCCCAGGCATCTCAGCCCTCGTTGTGTGTATGCGAAAAAAGAGCCCAACGGTCAAAGTGTGTTCGAGACAGCCTCGGCAGGATTTAACCCACCGAGCCCTCCAACAGCTGAACAAGCTCACCACACAGCCTCTCCCCATCTGCAGCGAGCTCATCTTCCAACTGGGACATGCACACAAACATCCACACTGTCCCCCCTAAGACCTTCCAGCTGTTGAACAAATACTGAAATCCTTGATTCCTGCGCAGGCTATACTGAATGTACGGTAaacagaggagaagaagaagaagccctGAACCGCTGTAAAGAATGGCTCCTTCCTCCCTGGACGCAGATTTTCTGGACATGCATCGAGCCCAATGTGACTGCCACGCATGTTGGTTGTATGCCGTTTGACGCAGAAGCTCTGTGTGCAGCTCCAAGTCACCCAGTAATGACATAAGGTCCACATAATGCCACCCTGTCACCCAGGACAGCAGCATTCCTCAGCCAAAGATGAAACAAACACTGCTCTGtccaatgcaaaaaaaaaagatctctaTCATCCACATTCACCACCCCTATCTCAGCCCCTCCGCCCTCTACCCCTGCACTTAGGCCCTGGTGCATGCCACCAACCTTTCCCTGTCTCTCTTCATTCTGTCACAGACCCCTTACTGTATTCGCCCCACAAAGCCAGTCCTCTGCTGGTGCGTTCCGCGGACGTTTTTCGCCCAGCCCCACGCTCCCCCACTGGCCAGCCGGCTTAAAGCACGCCTATTGTTCGGTTCGGTCACTCACACGCTTACACTATGTCTCCTGGTACCTAGTCCACCAAGCAGACGCACATACGTACACAAGGCCCATTCTTTGCTGGAACGCTGGACGGAGGTTGTCACAGTGATATCAGACCCAACACTTGGCTTCACAACCACCCCAGCACACCGATGATGAATCCTCCCTCCATGAAGGAGTTGAAGAGTGAATCATTAAGCTGCTATACTATTCCTAACTGATAGCATGAGCATGATTGTGCATTCCTGTCCTGCTCATAGCATTCGCAAAAAGAGGGTACAATTCAAAACCTTGCAAGATCAGCGGGATGGTGGAATGAAGCGAACTCGTCCAGTCTGAGAATCTGCAGATGAGCATAATTTGACCACTggaataacaaataaaagcaacagGTTGGTAATCAGGGATGTTATTTCAATGGCAAACACTGAGCTGTGTGTCCAGACTGATGTATAATTGCTCTTTGGATCACTCAACAAGAGGCATTCAAGGTTAATGTACCAGTTATGCAAAAAACAATTTGCATGACAATAAATATCCATTTATTGTGCATATTCCGATAGCTATAGTGAATAATTGCCTAGTAATTGCTAgtatggtttttattttattatgatacTATTTATAACTGAAATGGTGTCATATTCACTATACATATATGCATTTGTCTGGAATACCTAAAATACCTATAAAGGATTGGGTAAGGACTGTGTCAAATCCCCCAAGAATCTAAAAGAAACATTAACTTTTACTTCTTTACTGGATCGCCATCATTTTCTTTAGTCTGAGGCTGTAGCGATCTCCCTTTCACAATCTCTCCTTTTCGCCTCTTGTTCATTCCTCGCCCTGCAACACCTGCACCAATCACACAGCCGTCGCTACGAGGGACAGAGGCAAGGACACCGATTGGCTGCAAGCCCGAGGCTGCCTTGTCCAATCACTGGTGGTGCCTTCATCCTGTGATGCTAAAGAGCAGCAGCTACAACCTTCCTTTCTGACTGAGCCCAGCCCAGCGCAGACAGCCGGTGAGTCATGCAGGGGCGAGACAAATCGAGGATGTGCCACACGCTGACACATAAATGAGCATGCACATTTCAACATGAGACAGGATGACCTGACCAAGTACAAACAGCTGATTTAGAAAAGCTTAATATACAAAATGtgaagtaaaaacaataaaataaaaaaggtgtgGATGAAACTTTTTCATTAGATTATGCAAACTGATAAATGAAGAGCATTTACCACAGTAATGGATCATTGTATTTTTTGATCATTTACCTAATCTGTTGCAGAttgctgctgctactactactactactactaataataataatggatgtaaaattacagtaaaagaTTTCAGAGTTCACTGTCTGACATAAAATCAAATGGAACTTTTTTAGGTCTCATAAGATTACCAAAGTTATTTGCTAAATGACAGaataaaaatagatattttattttttactttcttcaaaGATAGAAGTTTATAAACATTTCTCTAATATTTGGTAGAATTACCTTTTCAACTGAGTGACTTGTGTCAAATACTTTTGTGTTCCTTCTATTTACTTCTAGTTTGCTGGAATTTGGGCCTATTTCTTCTGACAGTACTGGTATAGCTGAGTCAGGTTGTAGGCCACCATGCTTGCGGAAACCTCTTTAAATCTGCCCGTGCATTTTCTATTGGGTTGGGATCTGGGCTTTATCACTCCAAAGGACTTTGTTGCTCTTAAGCTACTTTGTAACTTGTCTGGTGGTATGCTTAGGGTAATGTTCTGAACAATGATACAGTTTTCGGGATGTTGGTTTACAGCAAAAAGGCCGCTGGGTTTGGAtctttttgcatggagtttAGATGCTAGCCTTACACATGCTCGAGTTCTCACCAGATACTCTGACTTCTTCCTACAGTCTAAAAGCAAGCACGTTAATTTGTATATCTATGTTGCCCTAAGGAGTTTGTGCACGCAGGCTTGTTAATTTGGTGTGTCTCTGTTGCCTAtactatttttatgtttaatgtttgggcgagtggtggcctagtagttagagcattgtgcttgtgtcccagaggttctgggttcaactctcACAGATTGCCACTCTGGATCCCTGAGCatgacccttaaccccagattgctccacaggcaccgcacagtggcagtccactgctctccaaggggatgggttaaatgcagagaacacattttacTGGAATgtgtgttgcaatgacaatgaaaatgatgattattattattaaattctaCCGTTGTGTCAATACTTTCTCAACTGAAGAAGCCTTTTGTATAAGGGGTGACATATCTTTAACAAACAGGAGAGAAATCCAGTTGTTTCCTATTTTAGCACTCAGAGtactttgttagttttttttcaagGGTAGGCTTAGCAAGAAACTGTCattaaaaattgtatttactGTTCTTGAAGTGAAATCAACGGATTCTTtccccaaaaataaatatttatttaaataaatggcaATTCAGAATTTACAAAAATGATCAGGATTAAAAATGTGTATCAAATAGCCCTGAGGATAGCCTGGGTGTTTAGAGTTGCACAATTAATGTTTAATatgatttaactttttacatattttatggttaaagaataattttatgtattttctgtGTAGTACTGTTTTATTGACAtcatttgtttactttttattttgctttttggtTCTTATACCCCTGTTTTACTATTACTGTATTTACTGCTGTTCTGTACTTCTATGTTTGTACTGAGTGGTACATATTAGTGATGTTACTTGGTCATTGTCATAAATCACTAATGTTGTTACTTTCTGAGCTTTCACcaagtaaatacaataaatcaATAAACCCAAGTTATCTATGCAGGTGAATGTAGCAATTTCCCACATCTGGAAATTGTACCGAAGGATCAACCAGACTGCTGGAGGTCAACAATTATGTTCCACATAAATTggatttgatttttaaatatatccATAGCGGGGCTCCACAGTTCTCAGATATAATAAACTAACCTATCAGAAGCTTGTAAAGCCATTGCATAATCATCTGGACTTTCCCAGACTGTATACAGATACAGCTTATGTTAACTTCTGGCTTtcaagaaagtgaaagaaaaccctaaaatctctctctctctctctctctctcttaataCTGACAAGGCAAGTTTGCTTGTAtagtacatttcagtaacagaatttttttgtaaatagaaATAATGTTGTCGATACTAGCTGACCTAAAGCAGAAACAgtcttgtgattttttttatgcattcacTGTCTAGTTTCTACTGCACGCTTGATTAAACAAAGAATGTGATTGTCGTCTGCAATGTTATAGGGAAATTTAGGGTTCCAAGAATTCACCTCCTCTGTGAGTAAAGAATGTCAAGAAGGCTTTGGTTATcactttcaggaaaaaaaaaatgttgcgaTGGTGTAATTTCTTACTTGATCTGCCGGGCTGTTTGGAGACGGGCAGGGAGACCTCGGTGAGGGGAAGGATGTAAACCTCAGGCCCGTTCTGGGAGGAAGGCGAGGCCAGAGCGGAGAGATCTGCCTGGTACTcttctccctctgtgttttcaAATTCCTGGTGCGAGGACAGACACTAGGATTAGTCATCTCCTCCCAACCAGAGAGTGGGAAACAATGGCTCAACTGTGCAAGCATGTAAATACACTGAGGCACATTCACCTACCCATATACATTAGTCATGTAGATTGTAGCCTACACTGAGATGCTCACACGCTAATGCAAATAGCTACTGTATACAGTACACAAAGCCTttctttaatttcattacaACAGACCTTAACATTGGTTATCTTGTTTTTGAGTAATACAAAAACCtgtatttaattatatttagatGTGTTTTTCTCTTAAGTTTGCAAGTTTTTGAAATGACTCTGCCTTTAACAAATATCTTTTTTCAGTCAAATGCCTGTCTGCTGTTTTTGTGGATGGATTATGTTTGAAATTGTGAGGTTACTTTTGCAATTCCAATGGTATAAAAGATTATGAGCCCAAGTTGTGACATCTGGTAGGTttgtaaatacattaaaataaacacacacacacacacacacacacacacacacacacacacacacacacacacaccaacacatccatccatccattcattttctaacacgtctatcccttgtggggtgcctatctccagctgtcaatggtcaggtcgccagtctatcgcagacaCCTACACATATCCCTGGTTAGAGCACAAACTGAGGACTGTGCCTTGACTTCTATacacttccattcattttccaggctttctatggcctaactcTGACCCTAGCCCTACACCTAACCTTTACTGGTTTATACCCAACCCTAACCAAAACCTAAACGACGCCTTAgttctaaacctaacccctagccaaCAAAAAGATGAAGACCTTTTTTCGGGCCTCACTTTACTTTCAAAAAATGTtcttgctcagctgcaagtacaagagtAAAGGGATCTGAAAACATatacacaccacacttttcagatttttatttgttagaagaaaagaaaaccatcCATCGTGTTTTCTTCTGATTTACAATTATGCGGTGCTTTGGTCATTATTTATCACATAACCTCCCATTGAAAACAGTGTATGAATactttcacaaaaaaatgtttatcacACCATGTCATACAAGAGTGCAGATAAACATTTTATGGTGCATCGCATAAAATCTAACTAAAATTTAAAAGGTACACTCTCTACCTTAGTAGTAGGCAAAGACAGTGTGATCTATATTTAGCCATTGCAAAAAAGGTGGCATGCACCTCACTGCATTCTGTTACCCTAGGTAAGGCTAAAAGCTCTGCTAAAGCTACTATTTTCTTTGTTAGCTGAACTGCTAACGCAAAGGTACATAATTATGCCTGCCATCAGAATGACCATCTTGTGAGGGTCCATAAACATTTCTTGCCACCACCTTGGCAGTGCGAAcgtgttcaaaataaaattaaatattaaattttctTATACCAAGTTTGAGTAATCgatttttccccttcttttttttaaacaaaataatattaaagaaataattttaaaaacttgtttttatgtgaagcatttcatctgggagttgacctgagttcaaagtgcaactaaatacaagctgtgaaacatgcttgtaaaacaagatggcagccctgCTGTTGTAAGAAATGAAAATAtaccaaaatgtttgctgctagtggatTTACaccagctaagaacaggcttaaCTTTATTAGTTGAAATAACTATCTTAAAAAATAAGTCAATGAGTaagtattatggtaaaaaaagcttcctctttattttattttaacaatatattttccaaaacatatattcaacattgcatgctattctcttcatggaagctcAATGAGTacattgccaaaataaaatcctgactttccaaaaatgaaatcttaaaacattataaatTCAAAATAGTTAATTGAATCAGtgtattgcccagccctagttgcaAGTATATCCCAGATGCTGGTTTTCTCATCTCTGCGTCCTCTGCTCCAATGGTGCAAACAAGCTCAGCAGTCTCTGTCAAAGACGTGTTGCGTATCTTTGCTGGTTGAATTTATAATTAGAACACGTGCAATAGGTAAGGTTTGGACACAGGTAAACTAGTACATAACTTGCTCTAGATTGACATTACGACCAGGTACGTCCTCACTGCTGCACACACAATTTGTGGCTGGAGGTGAATGAAGTGAAGATATTGCTCTTGAACCTAAAATGCTACAGAAAGGTTCTGCCCATGGCATTTTGGGCGAAAATCTAAACATGTATAGAGAGCGTGCATTTGGGCATGCCTTGCGTCaaaaattattcttttattatacatgtttattttaataaattataaagtccaaacatttatatttaaacatgacggaaaaaaacaacaaaaaatgatgATACTTTTTAAGTCCTATTAGAGTCCTAGAATTAAGCAATTTTTGATATACATACTATACAGGGTTTTGTCTATTATGTGTCTAATGCGTTTCAGTTGGTAACATATTAATAGCCACATGAATATATTTTTCTacattacattttgtttcagttt
Proteins encoded in this region:
- the aatka gene encoding serine/threonine-protein kinase LMTK1 isoform X1, which codes for MRRFKAPTSARRMVFALHVIVMSSAFFNPSFAFSSHFDTDGAPLSELSWPSSLAVVAISFSGLFTFVFLMLACLCCKKGDIGFKEFENTEGEEYQADLSALASPSSQNGPEVYILPLTEVSLPVSKQPGRSIQLLKSSDIGRHSLLYLKEIGHGWFGKVLLGEVTSGVSTTQVVVKELHASASVQDQIQFLEEAQPYRTLQHHALLQCLAQCSEVTPYLLVMEFCPLGDLKNYLGSCRATDAETPDALILQRMACDIASGLLHLHKHNFIHSDLALRNCLLTSEMSVKIGDYGLSHSRYKDDYFITQDQIWVPLRWIAPELIDEVHGNLLVVDQTKSSNIWSFGVTLWELYELGNQPYRHYSDRQVLTYAVKEQQLKLPKPQLQFPLDDRWYEVMQFCWLQPELRPSSEEVHLLVTYLCAKGSSEAEEDFEQRWNALKPNLLCSTSHTAASTSLVLTPTPADPSADITQAVELASSASSSFPLLEHFSDSFHSDTGDDLLTVTETSHGLNFEYKWEPARAEQPYCSSSTSGQLGQENPHYQDIYYSNTGSTSVGCRTDSLTSGKSPSYYESEHTSVVPVLSAHSPSISSEYYIRIEEPVQCNIKFCDGIGDYCSELQSTNTRFSPDNQANSYWSTTDNIKSNDSSPAIQLRTHPLLSPLSNNSAVKSGCSHNSLPSYSSKAFYCDESPLPKIQKQSSPSTLEKSPEIQSNHLNTDGLLENPRSLSLAVSSPSLGFCDPYLEPHTGHNTVNESCHNMLGPLRKTLPIVNHVDIDVGEDDDPQLARRKSREAEDKTNWISNRSANNNSFDSRQTGSGNDSSTTLSSDATEAWALTKATTRTFQSFKPCGTLGGSDEGPEWSASCMSVGLDSYIQICHKESAEEEKPPTLDCFQSNNALTSSSKNSSGTEGGKMEPKTEQKGTLCDIQTSNMWEGVSARTSVGLSGLRLNYAETSKSSRNQQHAIDIRDCSSCLVELGDYSEDEEDDMADITSGIFADFNLDLSEVEEEEISEGNSDTLGAINVLSSAASSCNQAFSPDPYNTPILPKSLDSGYDTENNESPEFMFKELGDPLGGESCPRLGGESEIALHVGLGQGVCNSTITSELHVKSLVDSNPYRDSAYFSDYDLEIERSPKKEAKMFLSESGKCLGSDNTLSSAEEPIHEDNLNCQRNLTNLRHFKGCILANLSGANLHSAHNVQTPELSMLSPFPPQMGGCLTKEAAPADDDLGLGTEHSGEESASELNSLNGSEPSSSVLEASAKHEEGSRGAEGCSSVHLSLSGCSISECRDKTCEENENAEESNEEAKLPEQKDVDEENEHQKEGGRINDEDFEDIDAEECDSLCEESNGPHDLSTSSSLLELCGEDVRAPLEEAEDEDDSDESESDEELRTYNIQDEESEESEEDFSTVPVVVSDSSRARHLRSLLKMPTLLSESFCEELEQKKKAVSFFDDVTVFLFDQESPTGELADCSFSSGEELIDQETSNSDLEAQSTDTHCFAKETEGNSSAHDRNYEWKDEHSVETCPSSLLPITDPVSSHTSVTDAAEVPKPVAVPLNRFMVSRFSITHVSDSQTGTATGNSEDNPKH